A single window of Zea mays cultivar B73 chromosome 10, Zm-B73-REFERENCE-NAM-5.0, whole genome shotgun sequence DNA harbors:
- the LOC100284209 gene encoding erg28 like protein, with protein MASGRRKSGIPALGWWLMAVGTIRSAIVWSCLFSSASLCLAVYPEMTGVQERAMAAWTLLSCTLCFLCAFNMDSKPLYVATFMSFVYVAGYLLVECFFYHSVHAASIAPYCFIAGTSMVWMLLQWNSHGRGRRPREASKQP; from the exons ATGGCCAGCGGACGGAGAAAGAGCGGCATTCCAGCTCTGGGGTGGTGGCTCATGGCAGTCGGCACCATCCGCTCCGCCATCGTGTGGTCCTGCCTCTTCAGTTCTGCATCGCTCTGCTTGGCCGTCTACCCCGAGA TGACCGGCGTGCAGGAGCGAGCTATGGCTGCGTGGACTCTGCTATCCTGCACGCTCTGCTTCCTGTGCGCGTTCAACATGGACAGCAAGCCGCTCTACGTGGCCACCTTCATGTCCTTCGTCTACGTCGCCGGCTACCTGCTCGTGGAGTGCTTCTTCTACCACAGCGTCCATGCAGCCAGTATCGCTCCGTACTGCTTCATCGCAG GGACATCCATGGTTTGGATGCTGCTTCAATGGAACTCCCATGGCCGTGGCCGCCGTCCCCGTGAGGCTAGCAAGCAGCCCTGA